Within Phenylobacterium soli, the genomic segment GGCGCGCCAGCGACAGGCGGTCGCACGCTGCCTGAATGATCGACAACACGCTCATTGTGCGGCGACCACCTTAGGAGGCCGACCCCGGCGCTTCGGCGCATCGCTGACCACGGCGGCCGGCGCGGTATCCTGAGGGCTCGCCTCGGGCTCAACCGGAACGGCGCTCTCGGCGGCCTCCGCTTGAGACGAGGGGCGCTCCAGCGTCGCGGTAAACCGCTCCCACGCTTCAGGATGGTTCTTCGCGTCAGCCTCGGTCGCTTTGCGCGGACCCAGCACGTTCGTCGGGTCGATGACGAAGGCGAACATCACCTCGCCATCAGCGACGTGGAAGTGCGGCCCGATCTGCGGAAGAACGTCACGCTCTCTCGGGTGCATCAGTCCGCCTTGTCCGACGCGGCCTGGGCCGCCTGCTTCGCCATCTGCTCTTGAAGGAGCTTCATCTGCTCCTGCATCGCCGCCATTGTGGTGCGCAGTTCGTCGTTCTCAGCCGAAAGCTTTTCCATCGGCGCGGTCGAGGCGGCGGCCTCAAGGAAGCGCCGGGCCTTGTCCCGCAGGCTGAACCCGCCCATCGGAACGACGCGCATCAGGGCCTCGTCAGGCAGGGCGGCGAGCTGTTCCACCGTGCGGACCTTGGCGTGCTTCAGCTCCTCGGCCTGGGATCGGTTGATCGCCGGCCACTCCCCGATGGGCGTGCCCTCCTCGGGGATTTCCTCATTGGCCTTGAACGCGGCGTACTCGCGCGGCCACCGGGCCTTGTCGGAGGCGTTCACTGGCCGATCCGAGATCGTGCCCCGGTCGCCGGGAACGTGGATCTCCACGAACTCCACCTCATCGAAGATCGGGCGACCCTCAAGGTTGGATTTGAAGTTGTTCTGCACGGCGCGCATGTAGAAGCGCGGGCGGGAGAGGTCTTGCTCTCCGCCCTTCGGCGGCAAGATGAAATCAGGTGTCTCGCTCATTTGGCGTCCTTAGTGATGGTGAGGCTCGCTTCGCCAGACAGGAACAAAGCGGCAGCGACGAGAGCGAGGATCGCGGCCACGAAGTGACCAAGGATGGCCGCCACGGCAGCCATGGCGAGCGCCGTGACACCGATCACGGCGGATGCTTTGTTGACTGGTTTCATGATGTTCTCCGAAAGACTTTATCGTTCCCGATGCGCGCCACTTCGCTGTAGCCGCGCTCTGCAAGCCACCGCTGGATCTCGCCGTCCGGGATGCCGAAGTGCCGGTGCAATCCCTTGTCCTCGATGGCTATGGTCGGGCTGAACTTCTCGATGGTGCCCTCCGCGCCCTTGAGCATGAAAAGCTCCGAGCCCTCGACGTCACCCCAGATGCAGTCGCAGGCATCCAACTCCAGCTCATCAATCGTCCAGACCGGGGTTTCCCCCTTGTCGAACGTCACCTGATGGGCGCCGCAGTTGTTGGCGTTGAAGATCAGCGGCCGGCAGGAGCCGAGCTTTTCCCCGAAGGCCGCCCGCAGCGCCGTGACGCGCTTCTCGGGGTCGTGGGCCTGTAGGTTCAGTTCCAGGCAGTCGTAGTTCGTCGGCTCGGGTTCGGCGGTCCAGACGCGCTTGAAGTGCTTGGCGAGGGCAATGGGGTACGTTCCGACATTGCCGCCGGCTTGCACCATAGCCTCGCGCCCCACGATGTGCGGCAGCAGCGCGGCGATGGCCGGTGCGCAGTCACCCACGATCACCGGCCGGGCGTCCCGGTCAGCGGCGGGCCACCACAGGTCGCCGATACGGACCATGACGTCGCTCATGCCGCCCTCTCCTCTTCCCGCAGCTTGCGGGCGATGTCGGGAATGAGGCCGCGGCCTTTGACGTGGACGGTCACGGGCTCGATCTTGTCGGGCATCGGCGC encodes:
- a CDS encoding FkbM family methyltransferase, which encodes MSDVMVRIGDLWWPAADRDARPVIVGDCAPAIAALLPHIVGREAMVQAGGNVGTYPIALAKHFKRVWTAEPEPTNYDCLELNLQAHDPEKRVTALRAAFGEKLGSCRPLIFNANNCGAHQVTFDKGETPVWTIDELELDACDCIWGDVEGSELFMLKGAEGTIEKFSPTIAIEDKGLHRHFGIPDGEIQRWLAERGYSEVARIGNDKVFRRTS